A stretch of DNA from Methanogenium sp. S4BF:
CGACCATCAGGAGTGATGCGGATTCAAAGAACATCCCGGAGCTGAACATTGAACCTGACCCGGAGATGTACGAGGAGCCAAATCTCCACCTGAACATGTCAAGGGAGAAGTACAATGAACTGGTCGAATCCGGCCGTCTGGCATCCTACGCAGGGATGTACCCCGATATGCCCGACGGCAGTATCATGATCGATGACCCCAACCACTACGAAACCGAGGAGCTCATCGGGATATTCCATCCCGACCTGATATTCTCAGGAGTACGGGACAAGTATATCTCACACAAGATGGGCGTCCCCTCAAAGCAGCTGCATTCATACGACTACAGCGGTCCGTACGCAGGGTTCAGGGGTGCGATTATCTTTGCACAGGATGTGGCAAACGCACTCTCCGTCCCTGCATGGAAGATGATCACCCCGCCCTGGGAGAAGAGCGAAACACAAGGAAGTGAGTAAAGATGCTGGACTGCACACCAGAAGGCCCTGTTGAAACACACACCACAGGAAAAATAAACCCGGCAAAGACATGCCAGCCCCTGGGAGCGATGTATGCTGCCCTCGGCATTCACGGCTGTCTACCGCACAGCCACGGCTCTCAGGGGTGCTGTGCCTATCACCGGATGGCGCTGACCCGCCACTTCCGTGACCCGGCAATGGCATCCTCAAGCTCCTTTACCGAAGGAGCGTCCGTGTTCGGCGGAGCGGCCAACCTCAAGACATCCATCAAAAATGTCTTTGCAATCTACAACCCGGACATCATTGCCGTGCATACCACCTGCCTCAGTGAGACAATCGGAGACGATGTGCCGACGATCATCAGGCAGTCGGAGATCCCCGAGGGGAAGTATGTCATACATGCAAACACCCCGAGTTACCACGGTTCGCACGTCACCGGATTTTCGAACATGTGCAAGGGGATTGTATCCTATCTTGCGGAGTCCGACGGCACCCCGAAAAAGGAGCGGGTGAATATATTCCCCGGTTTCGTCAACCCGGCCGACATGAGAGAGGTCAGGCGGATTGTAACCGAGATGGGAGTCCCCTCAGTCATGTATCCGGACACAACGGACGTGATGGACTCACCGCTGCTCAACAGGTACGAGATGTACCCCAGGGGCGGTGCAGCGATTGCGGACATCATAGATTCGGGCAACTCAAAGATGACGCTTGCACTGGGCGCATGGTCCTCGGCGGAGGCTGCGGCCATCCTCCAGGACAAGTGCGGCGTGCCGGGCGTTCCCCTCAAGCTCCCGATAGGAGTGAAGGCGACCGATGCCCTGATTATGGCGGTAAAGGACGGCTTCGGTGTCGATGTGCCCGAGTCGCTCGATATTGAGCGCGGACAGGTCATCGATACGATGATCGACACCCACTTCCACTACCAGGGAAAGACGGTCGCCATCTTCGGGGACCCTGACATCGTAATCGCAATGACCGAGTTCCTCATCACCCTCGGCATGATCCCGAAGTATGTCCTTACCGGAACAAACGGAAAGCAGTTCGAGACAACCATCAACGGCATGCTCGCAGAGGCCGGCATCGAAGGATCAAAAGTCAGGGCGGAAGGAGACCTCTTCGACCTCCACGAGTGGATAAAGGAAGAGTCCGTCGACCTCCTGATGGGCAACACGCACGGGAAGTACATTGCCCGTGCCGAGGACATCCCGCTCGTACGGATAGGATTCCCCATCATGGACCGGGCGGTCCATCCGCTGATGCCTGTTACGGGATACCGCGGATGTCTGCGTTTGATTGAGATGATCAGCAACACCCTGCTGGAACGCCGTGACCGTGACTGCGCTGACGAAGACTACGAACTCGTGCTGTAAGACTGGTTAAAACGGAGGAGAAAAAATGGAGAACACATGTTCACTGACCCGGGACACAGATGCCCTGATAACTGAACGCCGGAATTCAATCATCACGACCGGTAAAACCAACACCAGCATCAGCTGCACGGAAGACAGTCTGGCAGGCTCCGTCAGCCAGCGGGCATGTGTTTTCTGCGGTGCACGGGTGGTCTTAAATCCGGTAACGGATGCCGTCCACCTGGTGCACGGGCCGATCGGATGCGCCGCATATACCAATGATATACGGGGCAGCCTTTCCAGCGGTTCGGAGATGTACAGAAAGAGCTTCTCCACCGATATGAAGGAAAAAGACGTCATATTCGGCGGAGAGAAGAAGCTGGCCGCATGTATCGCCGAACTGGTTGAAACGTACCATCCCCCTGCGATATTTGTCTACTCCACCTGTGTCGCGGGGATGATCGGTGACGACATCGTTGCCGTCTGCAACCAGGCCTCCCTCGCATATGGCATTGATGTCATCCCGGTCGAGTCCAGCGGGTTTATTTCCGGCAACAAGATCGTGGGATACCGGGCTGCAGGAGAGGCCCTCCTCAGGCTCATCACCCCGAAGGAAGGGGAGGTCATCGAAAAGACGAGAAAACTCAACTTCCTGGGCGAGTACAATCTCGGCGGGGAGAAGTGGGTCGTCGAGCGCTACCTGCGTGAGATAGGCATCGGGATAAATGTGGCCTTCACCGGTGATTCGACCGTCGAAGCCCTGAAGAAGGCCCCCGGCTCATGCCTGAACCTGGTGCAGTGCACCGGTTCGATGCACTGGCTTGCAAACGTGATGCAGCAGGAATACGGGATACCCTCCATCGATGTCAACTTCTTCGGTGCGGAGAACACCGCAGAAAGCCTGCGAAAGATTGCAGCGTTCTATGACGATCCCGACATCTCCGCCAGAACCGAGGCCCTTATTGAAAGGGAGATGACGGCGGTCAGAAAGGTCAATGAGAAGTACAGACAGAAGCTGGAGGGAAAGCGTGCCGCGATATACGTGGGAGGAGCCTTCAAGGCATTCGCGATTATCCGGCAGCTGACCGAGCTTGGCATCGAGATCGTTCTGACCGGCACCCAGACCGGCAAAAAGAACGAATACGAACGGATGGGCAGCCTCCTCAACGAGGGCACGGTCATCATCGATGATGCAAATCCCGCCGAGATCGAGAAGTTTCTGATTGAACAGAAGGTCGACGTCATGGCAGGCGGGGTGAAGGAGCGGTTTCTGGCATACAAGCTGGGAGTCGGCTTCATCGACCACAACCATGACCGGAAAGACGGCCTGATCGGATTTGAAGGGGCCATCAGGTTCACAAAGGAAGTGTACGCGACAACATGCTCGCCGGTATGGAAGTATGTGAGAAATGAATACGGAGAGACGGACCGATGACACATTCCAGTCACCCCACACACACAGAGTCAGCGAAGCTGGTCAATGAGAACCAGTGCCACATGTGCATGCCTTTGGGCGGCGTTGTCGCATTCAAGGGCATCGAAAACGCCATGGTCCTGGTTCACGGCTCACAGGGATGCAGCACGTATATGCGTCTGACCAATGTCGAGCACTACCACGAACCGGTGGACGTCGCCTCCTCCTCGTTAAACGAGAAGCAGACCATCTACGGCGGCGAGAAGAACCTCAAGCAGGCCCTGGACAATGTCATACGGGTCTATGAGCCGAAGGTCATCGGCGTGCTTACCACCTGCCTGACAGAGACAATGGGCGAGGACCTGAACCGGATCATCACCTCATGGCGGGCGGATACGGGAAATGTTGATACCGAGATTATTCCCGTATCGACGCCGAGCTATGACAAGACGCATACGGAGGGGTTCTGGACCGCAACCCGCAGCATCATCGCTCATTATGCGAAGACGGGAGTGCAGCCGCATGCCAGGGCCAATGTCATCATCCCGCACATCAGCACGGCTGATATCAGGGCGATACAGCAGATTCTCGATCAGTGGGGTCTTGCATACACCATGCTCCCTGACTACTCGATGACGCTGGACCGTCCCTTTGCCGGAAGATACCGGAAGGTTCCGGAAGGAGGAACGAAAACAGCGGAGATCGCGGAGATGGGCGGGGCTCCGGTCACCATTCAGTTCGGTCAGACCTGCGAGGACAGCATCTCCCCCGGACATTATCTCAGCGAACGGTTTGGAGTGCCCCTTGTCAGTCTCCCGCTTCCGATAGGAATAGAGAACACCGACCTCTTCATGCAGGCACTCGAAGACCTCACCGGGAAGAATATGCCGGACCGGTTGCAGAATGAACGGGGATGGCTCATCGATGCGATGGCTGATTCGCACAAGTACAATGCATCGGCACGGCCGCTTATCTACGGCGAGCCGGAGCTGGTGTATGCCTATACCTGTGCCTGCATGGAGAACGGTGCGGTCCCTTCGGTTATCGCAACCGGTTCACCGCACTCCCGTATCGGAGTCCTGCTGGAAACAGTGCTGGCTGAGGCGGATGAGAAGCCGGTCATCCTTGAAGGGGCCGACTTCGCGACGATTGAAACCGCAGCACTGGACGCCGGCTCTACCATCGCCATCGGGCATTCCGGAGGACGCCAGCTGACCGAGAGGCATGGCGTCCCCATTGTGCGGGCAGGCTTTCCGATTCACGACCGCGTCGGCGGGCAGAGGATTCTCTCGGCAGGATATGCCGGGTCTCTCGCATTCCTCGACCGCTTCACCAACACGATACTCGAAAAGAAGTATGCATCCTACCGTGAACTCAGAAAAGAGGAGCTCCTTTCAAAGATTGCCGCTCTTCCCGGGAGAGAATGCATCGCAGACTAATCAAACGAACTCAAAGGCAGGAAAACAACATGCAGAAACCAAACTACCACATCTTTGTCTGTTCAAGCTCACGGCCGAACGGCCAGCAAAAGGGCTTCTGTCATTCAAATGACGGTGTGGAGATACTGATGAAGTTTATTGAAGAGATAGACGATCGTGAACTCGGCGGAGAGGTGTTCGTCAACAACACGGGCTGCTTCGGGATATGCGACAAAGGGCCCATCGTGGTCGTATACCCCGACAATGTATGGTACGGGTCGGTCTCGCCGGATGACGTGGATGAGATCCTTGACGAACATATCGAAGGCGGAAACGTTGTAGAACGTCTGCTGATCTGAAACGCTCAACAGGGAGATGAGGTGGAACCATGGTTGCAGAGATAGCAGCAATTGTTGATGCGGACGGATGGACCGGTGTCCTGGACGAGCCCGGACAGATTGTGGTCTATCGCCGCTCCAAAGACGGATGGGAGACAGACCGCACGATGCCGGTCTCTCTTGGCCGGTGCAGAAACCTGCCGGAGATGCGCCGGAAAATGGCGGAGATCGTGCAGTTTCTGGATGCATGCAGGACTTTCGTAGCCGGATCCGCACACGGAGCCCTCTACTTTGAACTGGAAAAGGCAGGATGCACGGTATGGGAAATTACCGGAAAACCCGCCGAATATCTGGACAGTGTTCTGGAAGAAGAGGAACACGCGAGGACTGCGGCAGCAGCGCCGTGTGCGATCGTGATCCCCGCTCCCGAGGAGACTGCACCGGGAACTTTCTTCATCTCTATCAAAGAGGTGCAGGGAAAGCTTCCCGGAGTCACCAGCAAACAGATCCTTGCACAGTTCATTGCCGACGGAGAATTCCGGGTGCTTGAAATTCTCTGTGATCATGTGCCCCCCTGGATTGAGATGGAGGCGCAGAGACGGGGATACGGCCTACAGGCAGAAAAGAACCGTCCGAATGAGATCAGGGTCAGGCTGACGGGAGCCGCGGCAGGATGAGAGGGGGCCGCACCCGACCCATTCGGGTTTCAGCAGCAGCGCCGGTAAAAAATCACCCTCAGGCATCCAATACCGAATTAACCACATGTATGGTGTTATTATGAAGACATGCGAGATTACCCCGGTATTAATCACCTGCCTGATGATAGGCGTCGTCCTGCTCGCAGCAGGGTGCACTTCAACATCAGACGTCACTCCGTCAGCAGATGCTGCAAAGAGCATCACGGTCTTTACAGCCGCTTCCCTGAAGGGAGCCTTCACTGATATGGCCGCTCAGTATGAAGATGAACATCCGGGCACAACGGTCGTCCTTAATATCGACGGCACCCAGGCACTCAGGACCCAGGTGGAGCAGGGGGCAAGAGGAGACGTCTTTGCGTCAGCGAATACGAAACACATGGACGCCCTGATGGCAGGAGGGTTCATGGAGAATGACACGGTCACCCGTTTTTTAGAGAACCGTGTTACGATTGCCCTTCCAGCGTCAAACCCGGGAGACATTCACGAACCCGCAGACCTGTCCACTCCTGGAGAGAAGGTGCTCATCGGAACGTCTGAGGTCCCCGTCGGAGGCTACGCCCGGCAGGTACTGGAGAAGATGACTGCCGACCCGGAGTATGGAGAAGAATACATGGATGCGGTTATGGAAAACATCATCTCTGAAGAGACGAACGTGAACAACATCATCGCAAAACTCCTCATTGGTGAGGCGGACGCCGGGTTCACCTACACCTCGGATGTCGTCACCCCGGCCTACGCGGATCAGCTGACCACCATTCCCATTCCGGATGAGTACAATGTCATCGCCCACTACCCCATCGGGGTCCTCAGAGAGTCCACAGACCCGGAGACAGCAGCAGACTTCATCGCCTTCGTCCGCTCCGGACAGGGCGGGGAGATCCTCAGGTCGTATGGATTTGAACCGCTCTGAAGCGCTGAGAAGAGTTGAAAAGGCCGCTGTGGCCCTCGGCATCTCCGTTCTTTTCGGGGGATTCCTTCTTTTTATCACGGTCCCGGTCATTTCACTCTTCCTGCGGATATCGCCTGAGGCCTTCATCGCATCGCTCTCAACCCCGGTTGTGACCGACGCCCTGATCCTGAGCCTTACGACGGCCGTGGCATGCGTTTTGATTGTCGTGCTCTGCGGGACGCCCATCTCCTACATTAATGCGAGATTCGCCTACCGGGGGAAGGATATCATCGATACGCTCATTGACATCCCTGTCATTCTGCCGCCGGCAGTCGCCGGTCTCGCCCTCCTGATGGCATTCGGGCGCTATGGCATTGTCGGGAAATACCTGAGCCTCTGCGGAATCGAGATTGCCTATACAACCCTCGCGGTAGTGCTCGCACAGGTATTCGTCTCCTCGCCGTTTTATATCCGGCAGGCACGGGCAGGCTTTGAGGCAGTGGACACCAGCCTTGAGGATGCGGCACGAACGCTCGGCGCATCCCCTCTCCGGACATTTGCCCGGATAACGATGCCCCTTGCCGCCGGAGGCCTGATCTCCGGTGCTGTGATGACCTTTGCCCGTGCACTGGGAGAGTTCGGGGCGACGATTATGTTTGCAGGAAACATCCAGGGGCGGACCCAGACGATGCCACTTGCGATATATACGACGATGCAGGGAGATCTCGATGCATCCCTCGCCCTTGCGGTGATTCTTGTAATCATCTCGTTCGGCGTGATCACCGGTGTCCGGTATACCCTCAGGAGGGGAGCCAGTGCTTAATCTGACAGTAACAAAACAGCTCAGGGACTATGTGCTTGATGTCCGTGTCACGGTGAACCAAAGGGAGACCCTGGTCGTCATCGGTGAGAACGGCGCCGGGAAGTCGACGATTCTCAATCTGGTGGCAGGGCTGCTCCATCCTGACACGGGGACTATCACCCTTGCAGGCAAAAGCCTGTTTGACGAAAATACGCGGGTCATTCTTCCCCCCGAGGAGCGGCAGGTCGGGTATGTTCTCCAGAACTACGCCCTCTTTCCGCATATGAGCGTCGCAGACAACGTCGCCTTCGGCCTCCTTTCGCGGGGGGTTTTGAAGCAGGAGGCACGGGAACGGAGCCTCCGCATGCTTGAACGGATGGACATTGCCGCCTTTGCAGACGTCCGGCCGAACGCCCTCTCCGGCGGGCAGCGGCAGCGGGTGGCCCTCGCACGGGCGCTCGTCACCGAACCCGACATCCTGCTCCTTGACGAACCCCTCGCGGCCCTTGATGTCAGGACGAAGACAGCGATGCGGCGCGAGCTTCGGGCCTGCATCAAAGAGGCAGGGATTCCGGCGATCATCGTCACCCATGCACTCAGGGATGCCCTCGAACTCGGAGACCGGATTGCGGTGATCGAGGAGGGGATAATTGTCGCCGACGGAACGCCGGATGAGATTCTTGCGGGCGGAAACGGGTTTGTATCGCATTTCTTCTGCGGGTGTGTGCACAGCAGAAAGGGGGAGACAGCCGGATGAGAAGGGACGTGCGCATCAGCCGGGTGACCCGGCCATAAACCTTCCACACTATTTTGCCTGTCGCACCACTCTTTTTTACGTCCTCATCATCTGAAGCGATTGCGGCCATTTTTGGCCGTTACAGCATACGATAAAAACTCTGTCTGATGGTATGCCAACCGGTGTGCGAACAGTTAAAATAACCCCCGTACCAGATCGTATTACAAAAATAGTTGAAATGCCCCGGCACCGACCCGACTGTTCCATCTCCGGGACAGCCCTTCCAATCTGCCGAAACAGAGGAATCATGAGACTCAAAAGATCAAACGATACCCCTCACCACCTGATTCAAACAGGCACGCTGCTTCTCGTTGTTGCAGTCATGACAGTTTGCTGCGCCGGCTGCACAGGGGAGGGGTCGGAACAGTTGAATACACAGAAGAATACCGCAGAGACCGAAGTCACCTACACCGGATCGAATGTGGAAACCGTCGAACTCTATCATTTTCATGGTGACCGGAGCTGCACCTCCTGCGTCGTGCTGGGCAATTTTGCCGAAGAAACCGTCACAGAATGCTACGCACCGGAACTGGAGTCCGGCCGGCTGGTGTTTGCTCATGTCAATTATGACGAACCGGAAGCGAAAGACCTCGTAGAACGGTATCATCCGACCGGATCCTCTCTCTGGATAGGCGTTTCAGACGAGAACGGGTTCTATAAACAGGAACTGGTCGCTCCCTGGTACATGCTCAGCGATAAGGATGAGTATTCGCAGTATCTCAGAGCGGTTATTGAGCAGCAAATAGGATAGGGCGACCCGATGGACATTATGGGGTTCATGCAGACGATGGGGATGAGCGGCGTTCCGCTCGTCGCTGCCTTTTTTATCGGCCTGATGACGGCGATGAGCCCCTGCCCCCTTGCGACCAATATCACCGCCATCGCCTACATCTCACGGAAGCCGGGCAACAGCCGGCATACGCTTCTCGTGGGATTTTTGTATGCCATGGGGAGGACAGCCGGATACGTGGCCATTGCTGCGGCAATTGTGTATGCCGGACTTAATGTGCAGGTTATCTCTTTCTTCTTACAGGAATACGGCGAGATGGTCCTCGGCCCTCTGCTTTTGCTCCTTGGTATCCTGATGCTTGACGTCATCGACATCCCCTTTCCGGGAGGGGGCGGTCGGGGAGGAGACCGGCTCACATCCTTCATGGAGACATACGCAGAGAAGGGGATTGTTGGGAGTTTTATCCTCGGCGTTCTCTTTGCACTCAGTTTCTGCCCGTTTAGTGCGGTTCTCTTCTTCGGCATGCTCATCCCTATCGCACTGAAGACCGGAGACGCCCTCCTCGTCCCCACAATATTCGGGATTGCAACGGCCCTGCCGGTTATTGTCGTTTCCCTCCTGCTTGTCCGCGGTGTCGGACAGGCGGTACGGTTTATGCAGCGGGCGCAGGTGGTGGATTTCTGGGTGAAGAAGGCGGTTGCCATGGTTTTTATCGGGGCTGGGTGCTATCTGCTCTGGATTACGTGGGCGGGATAAGGTGACAGGGAAGGAGCGATCGACCGGATCACCCTGAAGCACCGGATATCCACGTAGGAAGAGAGGATATCCATCACCCGGAGACCGGGCAATTTCCGTGTGAATCTATTTCAGCCCCCGGGGGTACCGTTAACAAAGAGAGATATTATGCGTAAATTTTCCCCCGTTACGAGTGGTATCACCCTGTGTCTCATTGCAGCCTGCCTTATCTGCGGCTGCACGGACACCGGAGCACCGGCAGATATCACCGGCACTGCAACTGCTGCCACACCCCTCACTGCAGATCCCATCGATATCGAAAACGTGACCGTACAGACAGCCTCCGTTGACGACATCCAAATCGCCTACAAAGAGTTCGGCGACGGCCCGCCGCTGGTCCTTATCATGGGCTATGCCGGGACGATGGATATGTGGGACGTCCGGGTGCTGCAGGAGCTGGCCCGCCACTACCGGGTGGTCGTCTTCGACAACCGGGGGATGGGCCTCTCCACCTCGTCAGAGAAGGAGTACACCATCTCACTCTTCGCAAACGACACCGCAGCATTCATGGAGGCGATCGGGAGAGAGAAGGCCCATATCCTCGGGTGGTCAATGGGTTCAGACATCGCCCTTGCACTCACTCATGAACACCCCGAACGGGTCGATAAACTCATACTCTACGCCGCCGATCCGGGTGGAGACGAGTCTGTCCCCATGGACCCTGAGGTGGAGAAGGCACTCCTCAACACCTCGGGAACACCGATGGAACGGGGTATGCGCCTCTTATCCCTCCTCTTCCCTTCAGACTGGATGGCACAGCACCCCAGCCCGGAGGAGTACTTCCCGAATGTCACCGAGAGTACCCCTGCGGAGAATATTGCACGACAGGGAGAAGCGATGGGAGCGAGAAAGGGGGTCTCTGCATGGCTCGGTACCGTCACGCAGCCGACCCTTCTCATCGTCGGGGATCAGGACATCCTCGCCCGGCCCGCCAACTCGTTTTACATCGGGGAGCGGATTCCGTCTGCCAGTGTGGTGCAGATCCGGGGAGGCGGGCATGGCGTGATGTATCAGTATCCGGAGGATTTCACGGATATTGTACTGACGTTCCTTGAGCTGGAGCAGTGGTAAGGAGAGGCAAACCTGCCCTTTTTGAACCCCATTTTCAGGGAATTGGGGAGTGAAATGGAGGTATTTCCCCCCAAGATTTATTGCAAAAAATATACGCGGATTTTGCCAGCCATTTACTTGAAATACGACAGATTATGGATTACTAAGCGGTTGCTATTGGGCGGTATTTTGTTAGGACATATTAGTCCTTTTGATTGAGAACGACCCACTCCGTGCTTCTGTGTGGACACAAATTAACAGGACTGAGAACGGGTATTTTGGCAATTCAACCAATTTTTGAGCAAATATTAAATTATCACCTCAAACCTTTGAAGAAAACATCCAAATCATTATTACCAGTATTTTTCTTTTTACCACCACTAGACCCAAAGAGATCAGGCATATCAACTTTTATTGGCTTAATGACAGGTTGAGAAATTTTCGGCGCCCTCATCTTTGATGAGGACGAATTTGCATCATCCACTTTAGGACGATTCCTCAATATACTTCGAATCTCTTTTTTTACGGATTCAGAACGTTTTTTTATCCATCCCTTTTGAGTATTTTTAGGAATTGGCTTATGATGAACGTCATCATGACATATAGAACAGAGGACGAGCAAATTACTGGGCGTATTGAGATCTTTGGTACCAGAAGCTTTTGAAGCCTCTTCAATATGGTGGACTTTGAGATTTCTCAGAGGGAACTTTTTCCCACATTTTTCACATCTATTTCCTACTGCAGCCTTAATTTTTGCTTTTTTTGCCGGAGTAA
This window harbors:
- a CDS encoding 2Fe-2S ferredoxin — its product is MQKPNYHIFVCSSSRPNGQQKGFCHSNDGVEILMKFIEEIDDRELGGEVFVNNTGCFGICDKGPIVVVYPDNVWYGSVSPDDVDEILDEHIEGGNVVERLLI
- the nifE gene encoding nitrogenase iron-molybdenum cofactor biosynthesis protein NifE → MENTCSLTRDTDALITERRNSIITTGKTNTSISCTEDSLAGSVSQRACVFCGARVVLNPVTDAVHLVHGPIGCAAYTNDIRGSLSSGSEMYRKSFSTDMKEKDVIFGGEKKLAACIAELVETYHPPAIFVYSTCVAGMIGDDIVAVCNQASLAYGIDVIPVESSGFISGNKIVGYRAAGEALLRLITPKEGEVIEKTRKLNFLGEYNLGGEKWVVERYLREIGIGINVAFTGDSTVEALKKAPGSCLNLVQCTGSMHWLANVMQQEYGIPSIDVNFFGAENTAESLRKIAAFYDDPDISARTEALIEREMTAVRKVNEKYRQKLEGKRAAIYVGGAFKAFAIIRQLTELGIEIVLTGTQTGKKNEYERMGSLLNEGTVIIDDANPAEIEKFLIEQKVDVMAGGVKERFLAYKLGVGFIDHNHDRKDGLIGFEGAIRFTKEVYATTCSPVWKYVRNEYGETDR
- the modA gene encoding molybdate ABC transporter substrate-binding protein, producing the protein MKTCEITPVLITCLMIGVVLLAAGCTSTSDVTPSADAAKSITVFTAASLKGAFTDMAAQYEDEHPGTTVVLNIDGTQALRTQVEQGARGDVFASANTKHMDALMAGGFMENDTVTRFLENRVTIALPASNPGDIHEPADLSTPGEKVLIGTSEVPVGGYARQVLEKMTADPEYGEEYMDAVMENIISEETNVNNIIAKLLIGEADAGFTYTSDVVTPAYADQLTTIPIPDEYNVIAHYPIGVLRESTDPETAADFIAFVRSGQGGEILRSYGFEPL
- a CDS encoding Fe-only nitrogenase accessory AnfO family protein, whose product is MVAEIAAIVDADGWTGVLDEPGQIVVYRRSKDGWETDRTMPVSLGRCRNLPEMRRKMAEIVQFLDACRTFVAGSAHGALYFELEKAGCTVWEITGKPAEYLDSVLEEEEHARTAAAAPCAIVIPAPEETAPGTFFISIKEVQGKLPGVTSKQILAQFIADGEFRVLEILCDHVPPWIEMEAQRRGYGLQAEKNRPNEIRVRLTGAAAG
- a CDS encoding aromatic aminobenezylarsenical efflux permease ArsG family transporter, with product MDIMGFMQTMGMSGVPLVAAFFIGLMTAMSPCPLATNITAIAYISRKPGNSRHTLLVGFLYAMGRTAGYVAIAAAIVYAGLNVQVISFFLQEYGEMVLGPLLLLLGILMLDVIDIPFPGGGGRGGDRLTSFMETYAEKGIVGSFILGVLFALSFCPFSAVLFFGMLIPIALKTGDALLVPTIFGIATALPVIVVSLLLVRGVGQAVRFMQRAQVVDFWVKKAVAMVFIGAGCYLLWITWAG
- a CDS encoding ABC transporter ATP-binding protein gives rise to the protein MLNLTVTKQLRDYVLDVRVTVNQRETLVVIGENGAGKSTILNLVAGLLHPDTGTITLAGKSLFDENTRVILPPEERQVGYVLQNYALFPHMSVADNVAFGLLSRGVLKQEARERSLRMLERMDIAAFADVRPNALSGGQRQRVALARALVTEPDILLLDEPLAALDVRTKTAMRRELRACIKEAGIPAIIVTHALRDALELGDRIAVIEEGIIVADGTPDEILAGGNGFVSHFFCGCVHSRKGETAG
- a CDS encoding ABC transporter permease encodes the protein MDLNRSEALRRVEKAAVALGISVLFGGFLLFITVPVISLFLRISPEAFIASLSTPVVTDALILSLTTAVACVLIVVLCGTPISYINARFAYRGKDIIDTLIDIPVILPPAVAGLALLMAFGRYGIVGKYLSLCGIEIAYTTLAVVLAQVFVSSPFYIRQARAGFEAVDTSLEDAARTLGASPLRTFARITMPLAAGGLISGAVMTFARALGEFGATIMFAGNIQGRTQTMPLAIYTTMQGDLDASLALAVILVIISFGVITGVRYTLRRGASA
- a CDS encoding nitrophenyl compound nitroreductase subunit ArsF family protein, translated to MRLKRSNDTPHHLIQTGTLLLVVAVMTVCCAGCTGEGSEQLNTQKNTAETEVTYTGSNVETVELYHFHGDRSCTSCVVLGNFAEETVTECYAPELESGRLVFAHVNYDEPEAKDLVERYHPTGSSLWIGVSDENGFYKQELVAPWYMLSDKDEYSQYLRAVIEQQIG
- a CDS encoding nitrogenase component 1 produces the protein MTHSSHPTHTESAKLVNENQCHMCMPLGGVVAFKGIENAMVLVHGSQGCSTYMRLTNVEHYHEPVDVASSSLNEKQTIYGGEKNLKQALDNVIRVYEPKVIGVLTTCLTETMGEDLNRIITSWRADTGNVDTEIIPVSTPSYDKTHTEGFWTATRSIIAHYAKTGVQPHARANVIIPHISTADIRAIQQILDQWGLAYTMLPDYSMTLDRPFAGRYRKVPEGGTKTAEIAEMGGAPVTIQFGQTCEDSISPGHYLSERFGVPLVSLPLPIGIENTDLFMQALEDLTGKNMPDRLQNERGWLIDAMADSHKYNASARPLIYGEPELVYAYTCACMENGAVPSVIATGSPHSRIGVLLETVLAEADEKPVILEGADFATIETAALDAGSTIAIGHSGGRQLTERHGVPIVRAGFPIHDRVGGQRILSAGYAGSLAFLDRFTNTILEKKYASYRELRKEELLSKIAALPGRECIAD
- a CDS encoding alpha/beta hydrolase, which encodes MRKFSPVTSGITLCLIAACLICGCTDTGAPADITGTATAATPLTADPIDIENVTVQTASVDDIQIAYKEFGDGPPLVLIMGYAGTMDMWDVRVLQELARHYRVVVFDNRGMGLSTSSEKEYTISLFANDTAAFMEAIGREKAHILGWSMGSDIALALTHEHPERVDKLILYAADPGGDESVPMDPEVEKALLNTSGTPMERGMRLLSLLFPSDWMAQHPSPEEYFPNVTESTPAENIARQGEAMGARKGVSAWLGTVTQPTLLIVGDQDILARPANSFYIGERIPSASVVQIRGGGHGVMYQYPEDFTDIVLTFLELEQW
- a CDS encoding HNH endonuclease signature motif containing protein, which codes for MAGIFDNRTDTEKTRHALTPAKKAKIKAAVGNRCEKCGKKFPLRNLKVHHIEEASKASGTKDLNTPSNLLVLCSICHDDVHHKPIPKNTQKGWIKKRSESVKKEIRSILRNRPKVDDANSSSSKMRAPKISQPVIKPIKVDMPDLFGSSGGKKKNTGNNDLDVFFKGLR
- a CDS encoding nitrogenase component 1, with protein sequence MLDCTPEGPVETHTTGKINPAKTCQPLGAMYAALGIHGCLPHSHGSQGCCAYHRMALTRHFRDPAMASSSSFTEGASVFGGAANLKTSIKNVFAIYNPDIIAVHTTCLSETIGDDVPTIIRQSEIPEGKYVIHANTPSYHGSHVTGFSNMCKGIVSYLAESDGTPKKERVNIFPGFVNPADMREVRRIVTEMGVPSVMYPDTTDVMDSPLLNRYEMYPRGGAAIADIIDSGNSKMTLALGAWSSAEAAAILQDKCGVPGVPLKLPIGVKATDALIMAVKDGFGVDVPESLDIERGQVIDTMIDTHFHYQGKTVAIFGDPDIVIAMTEFLITLGMIPKYVLTGTNGKQFETTINGMLAEAGIEGSKVRAEGDLFDLHEWIKEESVDLLMGNTHGKYIARAEDIPLVRIGFPIMDRAVHPLMPVTGYRGCLRLIEMISNTLLERRDRDCADEDYELVL